The following proteins are co-located in the Dyadobacter chenwenxiniae genome:
- a CDS encoding M61 family metallopeptidase yields the protein MKNNAMDFGQYISDFKAVNEKAEPIEVKKLDVNTWKVADLKNAA from the coding sequence ATGAAAAATAACGCTATGGATTTCGGTCAATATATATCCGATTTTAAAGCAGTGAATGAAAAAGCAGAACCAATTGAGGTCAAAAAGCTGGATGTGAACACTTGGAAAGTTGCGGACCTGAAAAACGCTGCTTAA
- a CDS encoding CHAT domain-containing protein, protein MAVREKEFEKASTYYLTLGKVFYDRGNYLPGIAQALAGLRVIEQFKVNNDTLKFNQFSLLSASYSRLPMSDSATFWFTKANDWLKQQPLIAKKIPADVCGHYLNQGLFYGWTGDFGRSTKYLREALVLSKAVKNIRLESIAYNYLGNSYFRQKNFREADHYYRKALAGYRSGSTDKCWGEIILGNNLRAEGRLSEGITHIRTGQKDYNRIKRGDPAQQDIDFEIQSSNYLAECFRAAKDFNAAEKSYRTCIELHKRSGRLQGEFIAFSWIGLAHIARQRQSLDSALHYADEAINASRYPVAKKKTAFPAVVSEKTLYEALLISAEVKQDKWKKTNSVKQLAEAVLAYEESLEAAARLRRNMIPEESKHFHVERVAKSASTAVRLCYEIYTKTKSDQWKSLLFDLTERNRSMVISDLLHEKYRVVKKVPSRIIAVERTLKQRNTELNKQLAASRTKQSTDSLLALLNTVDVQSYNFLDSLEREFSQYYALKYDFKELSLADVADRLEKNTAYLSYFIDGESLYCIFIHNGKSKVKRMRLPANFPALVMQLRQALVADPVMFAFSGHSQSAALNDILIKPFLRPEKSIRRLIITRDGLLHYLPFEVLEPKDKPEHFLARNYAISYSYSAKLTFDADRQFKGAPKVLGFAPFAGDNVPDSSKLISSLSEVKAWKGVILIDSAATKPSLHKMIGQTDILLLATHAMADVKSPEHSFIALHPDTPDSLLYATEIVNMPLEKLRMVILSACEGHEGSFNKAEGLLSLARAFRIAGCQTILTTSWKAQSESTSEFSKLFHQYLTEGYPTDIALLKTRQQFFTDSRLLKWAHPYYWANFTLIGNSAVIYPPEIAYNPWYYWVVALLFIVFLLLIISRSRAAGPL, encoded by the coding sequence ATGGCTGTCCGGGAGAAGGAGTTTGAAAAAGCTTCAACTTACTACCTCACGCTTGGGAAAGTATTTTACGATAGAGGTAACTACCTGCCCGGAATAGCTCAGGCGCTCGCCGGGTTGCGGGTCATCGAACAGTTTAAAGTCAACAACGATACATTAAAGTTCAATCAGTTTTCGCTGCTCTCGGCTTCTTACAGTCGGCTGCCTATGAGCGATTCCGCCACCTTTTGGTTTACCAAAGCAAATGACTGGCTGAAACAGCAACCTCTGATTGCGAAAAAGATACCCGCAGATGTTTGCGGACATTACCTGAATCAGGGCCTTTTTTACGGTTGGACAGGTGATTTTGGCAGGTCTACCAAATATCTGCGGGAAGCACTGGTTTTGTCTAAAGCAGTCAAAAACATCCGGCTCGAATCCATCGCTTATAATTATCTGGGCAATAGCTATTTCAGGCAAAAAAATTTCCGGGAAGCCGATCATTACTACAGAAAAGCATTGGCGGGTTACCGGTCCGGCTCTACCGATAAGTGCTGGGGTGAAATCATTCTGGGTAACAATCTCAGGGCGGAGGGGCGTTTATCGGAAGGGATTACACATATCCGAACCGGGCAGAAGGATTATAACCGGATAAAAAGAGGAGACCCGGCGCAACAGGACATTGATTTCGAAATCCAGTCATCGAATTACCTTGCTGAATGTTTTCGAGCAGCAAAGGATTTTAATGCGGCTGAGAAATCATACAGGACTTGTATAGAACTGCACAAAAGATCAGGGCGATTACAGGGCGAATTCATTGCATTCAGCTGGATAGGGCTGGCCCATATTGCCCGCCAAAGGCAAAGCCTGGACTCCGCGCTTCACTACGCGGATGAGGCGATCAATGCTTCGAGATATCCGGTAGCAAAAAAGAAAACTGCCTTTCCCGCTGTCGTAAGTGAAAAAACGCTGTATGAAGCTTTGCTTATTTCTGCCGAAGTGAAACAGGACAAATGGAAAAAAACTAATTCTGTAAAACAACTTGCAGAAGCGGTTTTGGCATACGAAGAAAGCCTGGAAGCGGCGGCCAGACTTCGCAGAAACATGATCCCGGAAGAGTCAAAGCATTTTCATGTTGAACGCGTTGCAAAAAGTGCGAGTACGGCGGTTCGGCTCTGTTATGAAATCTATACAAAAACGAAATCCGATCAATGGAAAAGTTTGCTTTTTGATCTGACAGAAAGAAACCGTAGCATGGTCATTTCGGACCTTCTGCACGAAAAATACAGGGTCGTAAAAAAGGTGCCTTCCAGAATAATAGCCGTCGAACGCACGCTGAAACAACGGAACACCGAACTCAACAAACAGCTTGCCGCCAGCCGGACAAAACAAAGCACCGATAGCTTGCTCGCATTATTAAACACTGTGGACGTTCAATCCTATAATTTCCTGGACAGTCTGGAAAGAGAATTCAGCCAATATTATGCCTTAAAATATGATTTCAAGGAGCTCAGTTTGGCAGATGTGGCCGACCGGCTCGAAAAGAATACTGCGTATTTGTCTTACTTTATTGACGGAGAGTCGCTCTACTGCATTTTCATCCACAATGGCAAAAGCAAAGTAAAACGAATGCGGTTACCTGCAAATTTTCCTGCTCTGGTCATGCAGTTGCGGCAGGCTTTGGTCGCCGACCCGGTGATGTTTGCATTTTCAGGACATAGCCAATCCGCAGCACTTAATGATATTCTTATCAAACCTTTTCTGCGGCCTGAAAAGTCGATCAGGCGATTGATCATCACCAGGGACGGGCTGCTTCATTACCTTCCCTTCGAGGTTTTAGAACCAAAAGATAAGCCGGAGCATTTCCTGGCCAGGAATTACGCGATCAGTTACAGCTACTCTGCCAAGCTTACGTTTGATGCTGACCGTCAATTCAAGGGCGCTCCAAAAGTGCTTGGATTTGCACCTTTCGCGGGTGATAATGTTCCAGATTCATCCAAATTAATCAGCTCTCTTTCAGAAGTAAAAGCCTGGAAAGGGGTGATTTTAATTGATTCGGCTGCGACAAAACCGTCGCTTCACAAAATGATCGGCCAAACGGACATCCTGCTGCTTGCTACCCACGCGATGGCGGACGTAAAGTCTCCTGAGCATTCTTTTATTGCACTTCATCCAGACACACCCGATAGCCTGCTTTACGCAACCGAAATTGTCAATATGCCGCTTGAAAAGCTCCGGATGGTGATTCTTAGTGCCTGTGAAGGACATGAAGGATCTTTTAACAAAGCCGAAGGACTGTTGAGCCTCGCGAGGGCATTCAGGATAGCGGGTTGCCAGACTATACTTACCACTTCCTGGAAAGCCCAGAGTGAAAGCACATCGGAATTTTCAAAACTGTTTCATCAGTACCTTACCGAAGGATATCCCACCGACATTGCACTGCTAAAAACACGTCAACAATTCTTTACAGATTCCCGACTGCTCAAATGGGCTCATCCCTATTACTGGGCGAATTTTACATTAATCGGGAATTCTGCTGTGATTTACCCTCCTGAAATTGCGTACAATCCCTGGTACTACTGGGTTGTCGCATTACTTTTCATTGTTTTTCTTCTGCTGATAATCAGCCGTTCAAGAGCCGCCGGTCCATTGTGA
- a CDS encoding Crp/Fnr family transcriptional regulator, which translates to MYDAYFEYLKKFSSEPLTDDEKALIRLNVTPFRLRKRQYSLQAGDICRKYAFIVKGAMRMYFVDDKGIEHIVRLGIEDWWMGDRESFVNLTPSRYNIDALEPCDLLYMTLDNANELQKKVPAFHQMKNMLDERNQMANHRRITSAISSTAEKRYVEFVECYPELVNRFPQHVIASYLGVNKDTLSRVKRQHNLK; encoded by the coding sequence ATGTACGACGCTTATTTTGAATATCTGAAGAAATTTAGCTCCGAACCACTTACAGACGACGAAAAGGCATTGATAAGGCTGAACGTAACGCCATTCAGATTAAGGAAAAGACAATATTCATTACAGGCCGGGGACATTTGTAGGAAGTATGCATTTATCGTAAAAGGCGCGATGCGGATGTATTTTGTAGATGATAAGGGCATAGAGCATATTGTGAGGCTTGGGATCGAGGATTGGTGGATGGGCGACCGTGAAAGTTTTGTAAATCTTACGCCAAGCCGTTACAATATTGATGCTCTGGAGCCATGCGACCTGCTCTATATGACTTTGGATAATGCTAACGAGTTGCAGAAAAAAGTTCCGGCCTTTCATCAGATGAAGAACATGCTTGACGAACGAAACCAAATGGCCAACCACCGCCGCATCACATCTGCGATCAGTTCAACTGCAGAAAAGCGATATGTGGAATTTGTTGAATGCTATCCCGAGCTTGTCAATCGTTTCCCTCAGCATGTTATCGCTTCTTATCTCGGTGTCAATAAGGATACGCTAAGCCGTGTTAAACGCCAGCACAATTTGAAATAA
- a CDS encoding Hsp70 family protein has translation MIPRVGIDLGTTFSCMSYIDEQGIPVIIKNSDGQDTTPSVIWFDGKVAYVGKKANDRKLQANSPVYEFVKRDIGKSVSNRYVIDGFDYGAVGMSAIILRKLKYDAFYFFKRKAWLSPDDTLQNLVIPAVITVPAYFRDKQRHETRLAGIAAGFDVIAIVNEPTAAALTYGFDLNETKRIMVFDLGGGTFDASILEIAKGNAKVIASDGADQLGGKDWDKIIKDYLLAEFERQTGKEVPDDLCWDIDRHANESKINLTEQPEISVLLNAEGNVAELTLYRERPAGSGDVLTDFILDDENEDGGFYFEERAQDLLAICKAIMNNMLDKAGFTWNDIDDIVLAGGSSRMPMISKMLEQVSRKKIRRSISGYSFDTAISQGAAIYGRNRERVIDVTSKSVGIEMRQSGKMIIEHLIKKNMPLPVSITETFPAEKNTTLKIYEGEDSTDPEHCYPRGKLQLENPAGKVVVGLTIDAFGIIHASIDSNGTKAELRIQSEEGEIDIVELKSKIEAIDLRA, from the coding sequence ATGATCCCACGCGTAGGAATCGATCTTGGAACTACTTTTTCTTGTATGAGCTACATTGATGAACAGGGAATTCCGGTAATCATCAAAAACAGCGACGGCCAGGATACCACTCCGTCTGTGATCTGGTTTGACGGCAAGGTTGCATATGTTGGAAAAAAAGCAAATGACAGGAAACTACAGGCGAATTCCCCGGTTTACGAGTTTGTAAAAAGGGATATTGGAAAATCTGTATCGAACCGGTATGTGATCGATGGATTTGATTATGGTGCAGTCGGAATGTCAGCGATTATTCTCAGAAAGCTGAAATACGATGCTTTTTATTTTTTCAAAAGGAAAGCGTGGCTGTCGCCCGATGATACTTTGCAAAACCTTGTGATACCCGCAGTGATTACCGTACCCGCCTATTTTCGCGACAAGCAACGGCACGAAACAAGGCTGGCGGGCATTGCTGCCGGGTTCGACGTGATTGCGATCGTCAACGAACCGACTGCTGCTGCACTTACTTATGGTTTTGACCTGAACGAAACGAAACGGATCATGGTGTTCGATCTGGGCGGAGGTACTTTTGACGCGAGCATTCTGGAAATTGCCAAAGGAAATGCAAAGGTGATCGCCTCCGACGGTGCCGACCAGCTGGGTGGAAAAGATTGGGACAAAATCATCAAAGACTATCTTTTAGCCGAATTTGAAAGGCAAACAGGCAAGGAAGTGCCCGACGACCTTTGCTGGGACATCGACAGGCATGCCAATGAAAGCAAGATCAATCTCACCGAGCAGCCGGAGATCAGTGTCCTTTTGAATGCGGAAGGAAATGTTGCTGAACTGACCTTGTACCGGGAGCGCCCGGCGGGAAGCGGCGACGTGCTTACGGATTTCATACTTGACGATGAAAATGAGGATGGCGGTTTTTATTTCGAGGAACGAGCACAGGACCTGTTGGCTATCTGCAAAGCGATCATGAACAACATGCTAGATAAAGCCGGTTTTACCTGGAATGATATCGATGATATCGTTCTGGCAGGCGGCTCTTCCAGGATGCCCATGATCTCCAAAATGCTCGAACAGGTTTCCAGGAAGAAAATAAGGCGCAGTATCTCCGGATATAGCTTTGATACCGCTATTTCACAGGGCGCCGCCATTTACGGGAGAAATCGTGAGCGGGTTATCGATGTCACTTCCAAGTCAGTGGGAATTGAAATGCGCCAATCGGGCAAAATGATCATTGAACATTTGATCAAGAAAAACATGCCGCTGCCGGTCAGTATCACCGAAACATTTCCCGCAGAAAAGAACACGACTTTAAAGATATACGAGGGAGAAGACAGCACAGACCCTGAACATTGTTACCCGAGAGGCAAGTTGCAACTCGAAAATCCGGCCGGAAAGGTGGTGGTAGGTTTAACCATCGACGCATTCGGCATCATCCACGCGTCTATTGATTCCAATGGAACCAAGGCTGAGTTGAGGATTCAATCAGAAGAAGGTGAGATTGATATTGTAGAGCTGAAAAGCAAAATCGAGGCAATTGACCTAAGAGCATAA
- a CDS encoding RNA polymerase sigma factor encodes MAKRYSDQEVISMLQSTDIRMHNEALKFLHKAYEPMILRYVTSNSGSREEAEEILNDVVFTFFKNVRSEKFEHQDAKISTYFYGVAKRKWLTELKKQKTRPRAAEDIEAGTQADEADDSQFTNYENQELVERLLEKLEPNCQKLIRAFMDGWSMEDIAVMVGFRNAASAKAQKYHCLKRLGKLINPSL; translated from the coding sequence ATGGCCAAACGCTACTCAGACCAGGAAGTAATTTCAATGCTGCAGTCGACTGACATTCGCATGCACAACGAAGCCCTAAAATTTCTTCACAAGGCCTATGAGCCGATGATTTTAAGGTATGTCACTTCCAACAGCGGCTCGCGGGAAGAGGCTGAGGAAATCCTGAATGATGTGGTGTTTACATTTTTCAAAAATGTCCGGTCGGAAAAGTTTGAGCATCAGGATGCAAAAATCAGCACGTACTTCTATGGTGTAGCGAAGCGCAAGTGGCTTACAGAATTGAAAAAACAGAAAACAAGGCCGAGGGCTGCCGAAGACATCGAAGCGGGGACGCAGGCAGATGAAGCGGATGATTCTCAGTTTACAAATTATGAGAATCAAGAGCTTGTGGAAAGGTTGCTCGAAAAGCTGGAACCTAACTGCCAGAAACTGATCAGGGCATTTATGGATGGCTGGTCTATGGAAGATATTGCGGTGATGGTTGGTTTCAGAAATGCTGCATCAGCCAAAGCGCAGAAATATCATTGTTTGAAGAGATTGGGAAAACTTATTAATCCGTCGCTATGA
- a CDS encoding (4Fe-4S)-binding protein: MEIHEYANGEVTLLWKPKLCIHSAICVRTLPNVYDPKARPWIRPENATGDELIEQIAKCPSGALSVKEESKMSNKLE; this comes from the coding sequence ATGGAAATCCACGAATATGCGAACGGGGAGGTAACCCTCCTCTGGAAACCCAAACTATGCATCCACTCGGCCATTTGCGTTCGGACGCTTCCTAATGTTTATGACCCGAAGGCGCGTCCCTGGATCAGACCAGAGAATGCGACCGGCGATGAATTAATCGAACAGATCGCCAAATGTCCCTCAGGTGCATTAAGTGTCAAAGAAGAATCGAAAATGAGCAATAAACTTGAATAA
- a CDS encoding GNAT family N-acetyltransferase gives MESTKVVFTGHVHGEVQLFADEEQIGKMSLAMTGGRLAVFHTEVDPEFEGRGFAKLLLAELVGYAREKDLKIIPLCPYVNAQFHRHPAEYEDVWSKDWHGMQG, from the coding sequence ATGGAAAGTACAAAAGTTGTTTTTACAGGGCATGTCCATGGTGAGGTCCAGCTCTTTGCGGATGAGGAACAGATCGGTAAAATGAGTCTGGCCATGACGGGAGGTAGGCTGGCGGTATTTCATACCGAGGTTGACCCGGAGTTCGAGGGCCGGGGTTTTGCAAAACTGCTGCTGGCCGAGCTGGTCGGCTACGCCAGAGAAAAAGATCTGAAGATCATTCCGCTTTGCCCCTACGTGAACGCGCAGTTCCACCGACATCCCGCGGAATATGAAGATGTGTGGAGCAAGGACTGGCATGGAATGCAAGGTTGA
- a CDS encoding porin family protein produces MKTLAVSIFLLAICGSVFAQDIKIAPVLGPSVSIPMVSTEMRDLLTDIYDEDFETSSKSTFPPSLRLQAGALVDYGFNESLSLQTGLIFNLRGFKYKIKADYTDADGDRQKASGKATFSITYLEIPIWLSYRLGDTGFKIIAGPGFGFAIGGKAKSKMSVGDESESYSEKLDIGTDPDSDAVKPFDLNFNIGIAKEINLADRPLEISVFAQPSVTKWIPRSSAESDYFARHLSAGIRVAYFFQIK; encoded by the coding sequence ATGAAGACACTCGCCGTTTCTATTTTTCTGCTGGCCATTTGCGGCAGCGTTTTTGCTCAGGATATCAAGATCGCTCCAGTGCTTGGACCAAGTGTGAGCATTCCAATGGTATCAACCGAAATGAGGGATCTTCTTACCGACATCTACGACGAGGATTTTGAAACATCCTCCAAAAGTACATTTCCGCCCTCGTTAAGATTGCAGGCTGGTGCACTTGTAGACTACGGATTTAACGAATCGCTGAGCCTTCAGACCGGATTAATTTTCAATCTCAGAGGCTTTAAGTATAAAATAAAAGCGGATTATACGGATGCAGATGGGGACAGACAAAAAGCGAGCGGGAAAGCCACTTTTTCCATAACCTATCTCGAAATACCTATTTGGCTTAGCTACCGTCTGGGAGACACCGGGTTTAAAATTATTGCTGGTCCCGGTTTCGGATTTGCAATAGGCGGAAAGGCAAAAAGCAAAATGAGCGTAGGCGATGAATCAGAATCGTATTCCGAAAAGCTTGACATTGGCACGGATCCTGATTCAGACGCCGTAAAGCCTTTTGATTTGAATTTTAATATCGGAATTGCAAAGGAAATTAATTTGGCTGACCGTCCGCTTGAAATATCTGTTTTTGCTCAGCCTTCAGTTACAAAATGGATCCCCAGATCCAGTGCAGAATCGGATTATTTCGCCCGCCATCTTAGTGCTGGGATTCGTGTAGCTTACTTCTTTCAGATCAAATAA
- a CDS encoding hydrolase, whose translation MSINQKKGLDALLRPEDSIVVLIDHQPFQFTNLNSHEPTMIINNVAGLSKAAKIFNVPTILTTVLEERGGLIIKQIQDVFPEQKPINRTWINTWEDPDVTDVVAKSGRKQLIIAGLWTEICVAMPAIQAAAEGYDVFVVTDACGSSSLEGHEMAVRRMVQHGITPINWFAVLSEWQRDWARLDTATQLSGLMIEHCGATGVAYAWEQQLLNTPVPAQ comes from the coding sequence ATGTCAATCAATCAAAAAAAAGGCCTTGATGCCCTGTTGCGTCCCGAGGACAGTATTGTTGTGCTGATCGATCACCAGCCATTCCAGTTTACTAACCTGAACAGCCACGAGCCGACGATGATCATTAACAATGTTGCAGGCCTTTCAAAAGCCGCAAAGATTTTTAATGTGCCCACCATTCTGACCACGGTGCTCGAGGAACGCGGCGGTTTGATCATCAAACAGATCCAGGATGTATTTCCGGAGCAAAAACCGATCAACCGTACATGGATCAATACCTGGGAAGACCCCGATGTGACCGATGTTGTGGCAAAAAGCGGCCGCAAGCAGCTGATCATTGCCGGATTATGGACAGAGATATGCGTAGCTATGCCTGCCATCCAGGCAGCAGCGGAGGGCTATGATGTATTTGTTGTAACCGATGCCTGTGGGTCGTCATCGCTGGAAGGGCACGAAATGGCTGTGCGACGTATGGTACAGCATGGTATTACGCCAATTAACTGGTTTGCAGTCTTATCTGAATGGCAGCGTGATTGGGCGCGGCTTGATACAGCTACCCAGTTATCCGGCTTGATGATCGAGCATTGCGGAGCAACCGGCGTAGCTTATGCATGGGAACAGCAATTGTTAAATACCCCTGTACCGGCACAATAA